The following proteins are co-located in the Hydrogenophaga sp. RAC07 genome:
- a CDS encoding cold shock domain-containing protein — protein sequence METQFNGTLKKWNAERGFGFVVAEHGDQELFVHVSAFPRDGRTPAIGERLTFEMEQDKEGRKRAVRVRRPGAAGSLLSRHAGEQARHQNRREHHRNEGSSFGARFVVLLLVAGLGWYGYAQYAERAERPQTAPQSVMSPATTSAPEFKAPAFQCDGRKHCGQMTSCSEAKLFLKNCPGMEMDGDGDGIPCEQQWCTGLFGG from the coding sequence ATGGAAACCCAATTCAACGGCACGCTCAAGAAGTGGAACGCCGAGCGAGGCTTTGGCTTTGTGGTGGCCGAGCATGGCGACCAGGAACTGTTTGTGCACGTGTCCGCCTTCCCTCGCGATGGCCGAACACCCGCAATCGGCGAGCGGCTGACGTTTGAGATGGAGCAGGACAAGGAAGGTCGCAAACGGGCTGTGCGGGTGCGCCGACCGGGCGCCGCTGGCTCGTTGCTGTCACGCCATGCCGGTGAGCAAGCCAGACACCAGAACCGCCGTGAACACCATCGCAACGAGGGAAGCTCGTTCGGCGCACGCTTCGTGGTGTTGCTGCTGGTCGCCGGGCTTGGTTGGTACGGCTACGCGCAGTACGCCGAGCGGGCGGAAAGGCCGCAAACCGCACCACAAAGCGTGATGAGCCCGGCGACAACGAGCGCGCCCGAGTTCAAGGCACCCGCGTTTCAGTGCGACGGCCGCAAACACTGCGGGCAGATGACGTCTTGCAGCGAGGCCAAGCTGTTTCTGAAGAACTGCCCGGGCATGGAAATGGACGGGGATGGCGACGGGATTCCGTGCGAGCAGCAGTGGTGTACGGGGCTGTTCGGTGGGTGA
- a CDS encoding DUF924 family protein — MTHLTPTPPPAAQDVLDFWFGDGLQRDWPSQDLNALWFGGGPAQDEAIRQRFGPLVDEALNGGLTDWETEPRSRLALIVLLDQLSRNVHRGQRRAFDGDARAQRLTRLSIAEGMDTMLTPAGRVFLYMPLMHAENLALQEECVARFQTLVDSSPEALRDKLNSNLRFAVVHRDIVAQYGRFPYRNAVLGREGTPEEDAFLKDGPRFGQ, encoded by the coding sequence ATGACCCACCTCACCCCCACCCCACCTCCCGCTGCCCAGGATGTGCTCGATTTCTGGTTCGGCGACGGCCTGCAGCGGGACTGGCCCTCGCAAGACCTCAACGCGCTGTGGTTTGGCGGCGGCCCCGCGCAGGACGAGGCCATCCGACAGCGTTTCGGCCCGCTGGTGGACGAAGCACTGAACGGTGGCCTCACCGACTGGGAAACCGAGCCCCGCTCGCGGCTGGCGCTCATCGTGCTGCTCGACCAGCTCTCGCGCAACGTGCACCGCGGCCAGCGCCGCGCGTTTGACGGCGACGCCCGGGCGCAGCGCCTGACCCGCCTTTCCATTGCCGAAGGCATGGACACCATGCTCACACCGGCCGGCCGCGTGTTCCTCTACATGCCGCTCATGCACGCCGAGAACCTGGCGCTGCAAGAGGAATGCGTGGCGCGTTTCCAGACGCTGGTGGACAGCAGCCCCGAGGCGCTGCGCGACAAGCTCAACAGCAACCTGCGCTTTGCCGTGGTGCACCGCGACATCGTGGCGCAATACGGGCGCTTTCCGTACCGCAACGCCGTGCTCGGGCGCGAGGGCACGCCCGAAGAAGATGCGTTTCTGAAAGACGGTCCACGCTTCGGTCAGTAG
- a CDS encoding choice-of-anchor I family protein yields the protein MRLLPPQPRVRLFATSLVMTAALAACGGGSDSPTPTTPVVEATPAGLTLEKIGGFSTGQYEVSAAEIPAFDAASKRLFVVNAQLGAVDVLNLANPANPVKIGTLDATAVLAGAEINSVAVFNGTVAVAIQAPVKTDPGRMALYRASDLSLISSVTIGAQPDMITFTPDGTSVLVANEGEPSDDYQTDPEGSISVIDVRNLATPVVRTAGFTAFNGQAAALRTAGVRIYGPGASVAQDLEPEYIAISADGSTAWVTLQENNALAKVNIATATVTNVLPLGYKDHGAVGNELDVADDEKVINIRNWAGVRGMYLPDSMASYAVAGQTYLVTANEGDARAWGETNDLYWGDKATATPGDASKGFVEEFRVKHLINKSGWSGREYDDLPPQLKALAAGGLLNPATFGYCGAINGDPLGCRADNALGRLNISWAMGYQVDSVTGNPIMYTAAGVRDDVNGNRLMYDNLYSYGARSFSIWDANGTLVWDSGAEIEKFLASADCKLGSNRSIPCATYFNSGHTDGNGLDSRSDAKGPEPEGLALGKIGNKTFAFIGLERMGGVLVYDITNPVAPKRVDYLNTRDEWVSKPEDLALAGNLATAGDLGPEGLVFIPAAQSPNGKPLLVVGNEVSGTTAVLQLNLTY from the coding sequence ATGAGACTCCTGCCTCCGCAGCCGCGCGTCCGCCTGTTTGCAACCTCCCTCGTCATGACCGCCGCGCTCGCCGCCTGCGGTGGCGGCAGCGACTCGCCCACCCCCACCACCCCCGTGGTGGAAGCCACGCCTGCGGGCCTCACGCTGGAGAAGATTGGTGGTTTCAGCACCGGCCAGTACGAGGTGAGCGCGGCCGAAATCCCCGCGTTTGACGCCGCCAGCAAGCGCCTCTTTGTGGTGAATGCCCAGCTGGGTGCGGTGGACGTGCTCAACCTCGCCAACCCGGCCAACCCGGTGAAGATCGGCACGCTCGACGCCACCGCCGTGCTCGCAGGCGCCGAGATCAACAGCGTGGCCGTGTTCAACGGCACCGTGGCCGTGGCCATCCAGGCGCCCGTGAAAACCGACCCGGGCCGCATGGCGCTTTACCGCGCGTCAGACCTCAGCCTCATCAGCTCGGTGACCATCGGCGCGCAGCCCGACATGATCACCTTCACGCCCGACGGCACCAGCGTGCTGGTGGCCAACGAAGGCGAACCCAGCGACGACTACCAGACCGACCCCGAAGGCAGCATCAGCGTCATCGACGTGCGCAACCTCGCCACGCCCGTGGTGCGCACCGCCGGCTTCACCGCCTTCAACGGCCAGGCCGCAGCCCTGCGCACGGCCGGCGTGCGCATCTACGGCCCGGGCGCCAGCGTGGCGCAAGACCTGGAGCCCGAGTACATCGCCATTTCGGCCGACGGCAGCACCGCCTGGGTGACGCTGCAAGAGAACAACGCGCTGGCCAAGGTGAACATCGCCACGGCCACCGTGACCAACGTGCTGCCGCTGGGCTACAAGGACCATGGCGCAGTGGGCAATGAGCTGGACGTGGCCGACGACGAAAAGGTGATCAACATCCGCAACTGGGCTGGCGTGCGCGGCATGTACCTGCCCGACAGCATGGCGTCGTACGCTGTGGCTGGCCAGACCTACCTGGTGACCGCCAACGAAGGCGATGCGCGCGCCTGGGGCGAAACCAACGACCTGTACTGGGGTGACAAGGCCACTGCGACCCCGGGTGATGCCAGCAAGGGGTTTGTAGAAGAGTTCCGCGTGAAGCACTTGATCAACAAGAGCGGATGGTCGGGCCGCGAATACGACGACCTGCCGCCGCAACTCAAGGCACTGGCCGCCGGCGGCCTGCTCAACCCCGCCACCTTCGGCTACTGCGGCGCCATCAACGGCGACCCGCTCGGCTGCCGCGCCGACAACGCGCTGGGCCGTCTCAACATCAGCTGGGCCATGGGCTACCAAGTGGACAGCGTGACGGGCAACCCCATCATGTACACCGCTGCCGGGGTGCGAGACGATGTCAACGGCAACCGCCTCATGTACGACAACCTCTACAGCTACGGCGCACGCTCGTTCAGCATCTGGGACGCCAACGGCACCCTGGTGTGGGACTCCGGCGCGGAGATCGAAAAATTCCTCGCCAGCGCCGACTGCAAGCTCGGCTCCAACCGCAGCATTCCTTGCGCCACCTACTTCAATTCCGGCCACACCGACGGCAACGGGCTGGACAGCCGCAGCGACGCCAAGGGCCCCGAGCCCGAAGGCCTGGCACTGGGCAAGATCGGCAACAAGACCTTTGCCTTCATCGGGCTGGAGCGCATGGGCGGCGTGCTGGTGTACGACATCACCAACCCCGTGGCGCCGAAGCGTGTGGATTACCTGAACACCCGCGACGAGTGGGTGAGCAAGCCGGAAGACCTCGCCCTCGCCGGCAACCTGGCCACCGCAGGAGACCTGGGTCCTGAAGGCCTGGTGTTCATCCCCGCCGCGCAGTCACCCAACGGCAAACCGCTGCTGGTGGTGGGCAACGAAGTGAGCGGCACCACCGCGGTGCTGCAGTTGAACCTGACGTACTGA
- a CDS encoding glutamine--tRNA ligase/YqeY domain fusion protein, producing MSSNTPPSKPSSTTANAPAEGEHKVSNFLRQIIEHDLAAGTYAQRHWAGTPGDAAHHAAGPLDPARIRTRFPPEPNGYLHVGHAKSICLNFGLARDYGGVCHMRFDDTNPEKEDTEYVNSILDAVKWLGFNWEANGQSHLFQASDYFGFMYRAAEYLIEAGHAYVDEQTAEQMRAARGDFGKPGTDSPFRSRTPAENLARFREMRDGQHEDGSMVLRAKIDMASPNINLRDPAIYRIRRATHHNTGDTWCIYPMYTFAHPIEDALEQITHSICTLEFEDQRPFYDWLMDRLCEGGLLAHPAPHQYEFARLNLTYVITSKRKLAQLVYDHKVSGWDDPRMPTIVGLRRRGYTPESIQMFAERIGVTKSDSWIDYSTLEGCLREDLENKAHRGMAVLDPVKLVLTNWAEAFGSDGYTEDCTQPALPHSAIAEGQTPPPERVFKIGKEVWIEREDFEEVPPKGYKRLFPGNVVRLKGGYVIECTGCEKDASGTVTAVHAKVIPGTKSGTPGADSVKAKAAITWVSVADGVPAEVRLYDRLFSDPQPDAGGKDFIEALNPNSLKVVTAYVEPSLAAAKPDEKFQFERFGYFVADRVDHAAGKPVFNRVTGLKDSWGK from the coding sequence ATGAGCTCCAACACCCCCCCCAGCAAGCCATCCAGCACCACCGCAAACGCCCCCGCAGAGGGCGAACACAAGGTCAGCAACTTCCTGCGCCAGATCATCGAACACGACCTGGCCGCCGGCACCTACGCCCAGCGCCACTGGGCCGGCACCCCGGGCGACGCCGCGCACCACGCCGCCGGCCCGCTGGACCCCGCCAGGATCCGCACCCGCTTCCCGCCCGAGCCCAACGGCTATCTGCACGTGGGCCACGCCAAAAGCATCTGCCTCAACTTTGGCCTGGCGCGCGACTACGGCGGCGTGTGCCACATGCGCTTTGACGACACCAACCCCGAGAAGGAAGACACGGAGTACGTCAACAGCATCCTGGATGCGGTGAAGTGGCTGGGCTTCAACTGGGAAGCCAACGGCCAGAGCCACCTGTTTCAGGCCAGCGATTACTTTGGCTTCATGTACCGCGCGGCCGAGTACCTCATTGAAGCCGGCCACGCGTATGTGGACGAGCAAACCGCCGAACAGATGCGCGCCGCGCGCGGCGACTTTGGCAAGCCCGGCACCGACAGCCCGTTCAGAAGCCGCACGCCCGCCGAGAACCTGGCGCGCTTTCGCGAAATGCGCGACGGCCAGCACGAAGACGGCAGCATGGTGCTGCGCGCCAAGATCGACATGGCCTCGCCCAACATCAACCTGCGCGACCCCGCCATTTACCGCATTCGCCGCGCCACGCACCACAACACCGGCGACACCTGGTGCATCTACCCCATGTACACCTTTGCGCACCCCATTGAGGACGCACTGGAGCAGATCACACACAGCATCTGCACGCTGGAGTTTGAAGACCAGCGCCCGTTTTACGACTGGCTGATGGACCGCCTGTGCGAAGGCGGCCTGCTCGCGCACCCCGCGCCGCACCAGTACGAATTTGCCCGGCTCAACCTCACCTACGTGATCACCAGCAAACGCAAGCTCGCGCAGCTGGTGTACGACCACAAGGTCAGCGGCTGGGACGACCCGCGCATGCCAACCATCGTCGGCCTGCGCCGACGCGGCTACACGCCCGAGAGCATCCAGATGTTTGCCGAACGCATCGGCGTGACCAAGAGCGACAGCTGGATCGACTACAGCACGCTCGAAGGCTGCCTGCGCGAAGACCTGGAAAACAAGGCCCACCGCGGCATGGCCGTGCTCGACCCCGTCAAGCTGGTGCTCACCAACTGGGCCGAGGCCTTTGGGTCTGACGGCTACACGGAAGACTGCACCCAGCCCGCCCTGCCCCACAGCGCCATTGCAGAAGGCCAGACCCCGCCGCCCGAGCGCGTGTTCAAGATCGGCAAAGAGGTGTGGATCGAACGCGAAGACTTTGAAGAAGTGCCGCCCAAGGGCTACAAGCGCCTGTTTCCTGGGAACGTGGTGCGGCTGAAGGGCGGCTACGTGATCGAGTGCACCGGCTGCGAAAAAGACGCCAGCGGCACCGTGACCGCCGTGCACGCCAAGGTGATCCCCGGCACCAAGAGCGGCACCCCCGGCGCCGACAGCGTGAAAGCCAAAGCCGCCATCACCTGGGTGAGCGTGGCCGACGGCGTTCCCGCCGAAGTGCGCCTGTACGACCGCCTGTTCAGCGACCCCCAGCCCGACGCCGGCGGCAAAGACTTCATTGAAGCGCTGAACCCGAACAGCTTGAAGGTGGTGACGGCCTATGTGGAACCGTCATTGGCTGCGGCGAAACCGGATGAGAAATTCCAGTTTGAGCGGTTTGGGTACTTTGTAGCGGATCGAGTGGATCATGCGGCGGGGAAGCCGGTTTTTAATCGGGTTACGGGGTTGAAGGACAGCTGGGGGAAGTAA
- the yjjJ gene encoding type II toxin-antitoxin system HipA family toxin YjjJ, with amino-acid sequence MSEALLDTLRLLGGVATSADLKARMGVSQPTVSRALAPLLRDGRVIKVGAARSQQYLLARHIDGVGREIPLMRVDAQGKASAFGRMVALPGGRFWVDEVDGASELHAGLPWFLQDMRPQGFMGRTFAQAHPELRLPNDLRHWSEDDVLRALVQAGDDLPGNLIVGQSAFERFHTLPQRLSTTNVPERDYPLLAERAMQGTLPGSSAGGEQPKFCTTLNGQPMIVKFSPAGAAPVDQRWRDLLVCEHLALHTLGQNNLPAARTRIVMAANRVFLEAQRFDRTGHGRIGMVSLLAYDAQFVGQMDHWAATAQRMAARQLMTLEDAHRLRLLDAFGALIGNTDRHYGNISLLLDQGRWHLSPTYDMLPMLYAPVNGELVERDFAARALHPNADTLAVWPEAVALALHFWDQVARDARVSKGFRNIAQTNRDTVSRL; translated from the coding sequence ATGAGCGAAGCTTTGCTGGACACCCTTCGACTGCTCGGCGGTGTGGCCACCAGCGCCGATCTGAAGGCGCGGATGGGCGTGAGCCAACCCACCGTTTCACGGGCTCTGGCGCCCTTGCTGCGCGATGGTCGCGTGATCAAGGTGGGTGCAGCACGATCACAGCAATACCTGCTGGCGCGACACATCGACGGCGTGGGCAGGGAGATTCCGCTGATGCGCGTGGATGCGCAGGGCAAAGCCTCGGCCTTTGGACGCATGGTGGCGCTGCCGGGCGGACGCTTCTGGGTCGACGAGGTTGATGGTGCGAGCGAACTGCACGCCGGTCTGCCGTGGTTTCTACAAGACATGCGACCGCAGGGGTTCATGGGCCGCACCTTTGCGCAGGCCCATCCCGAACTGCGCTTGCCCAACGACCTGCGTCATTGGAGCGAAGACGATGTGCTCCGGGCGCTGGTGCAGGCCGGGGACGATCTGCCTGGCAACCTCATCGTGGGTCAGTCGGCCTTTGAGCGCTTTCATACATTGCCCCAGCGGCTCTCGACCACCAACGTTCCCGAGCGGGACTACCCCCTGCTTGCCGAACGTGCCATGCAGGGCACGCTGCCAGGCTCGTCGGCGGGCGGTGAACAGCCCAAGTTCTGCACCACGCTGAACGGCCAGCCCATGATCGTGAAGTTTTCGCCGGCGGGCGCGGCACCCGTCGACCAACGCTGGCGCGATCTGCTGGTGTGCGAACACCTGGCGCTGCACACGTTGGGGCAGAACAACCTGCCAGCCGCCCGGACCCGAATCGTGATGGCGGCCAACCGGGTCTTTCTGGAAGCGCAGCGGTTCGACCGCACGGGTCACGGCCGCATCGGCATGGTCTCGCTGCTGGCGTATGACGCGCAGTTCGTGGGGCAGATGGACCACTGGGCCGCCACCGCCCAGCGCATGGCGGCGCGGCAATTGATGACACTGGAAGATGCACACCGGTTGCGCCTGCTCGATGCATTTGGCGCACTGATCGGCAACACCGACCGCCACTACGGCAACATCTCCTTGCTGCTGGACCAAGGCCGTTGGCACCTTTCGCCCACCTACGACATGTTGCCCATGCTCTATGCCCCGGTGAACGGTGAACTGGTGGAGCGCGATTTTGCGGCCCGTGCGCTGCACCCCAACGCCGACACCCTGGCGGTTTGGCCAGAGGCTGTGGCATTGGCCTTGCATTTCTGGGACCAGGTGGCGCGAGACGCACGCGTCTCGAAGGGGTTTCGCAACATCGCTCAAACCAACCGGGACACCGTGTCCCGGTTGTAA
- a CDS encoding DUF2157 domain-containing protein, with protein sequence MQNEHPETIPNEEPTQWEITQAEDVFLPSVRVRLGWADIEAAVERGAIVPSEAHALWASWASPGSDQRVSADELAPSGAQPVPSGVPMSPMPRMAAGPAFSFTNTLYYFGGMLAIGAMTLFMTLGWELFGAWGVFALAMGYMAGALLVARNLMVQRLRTPAGVLATLAVCLVPLAVWALQSGLGLWPEGPNDSYRDYHRFIDWRWLTLELATLAAAVVMLWRFRLPFMVMPVAVTLWYLNMDVAHMLMQKDGFDWEFTRDVSLVFGLATCAIAVWVDLRVRAATHPLNRQDFAFWLYLFGAIMFWCGLSLRDSDSELNKFLYALINVGLVFLGAAIGRRVFTVLGAIGVAVYLGYLSHRVFEDSLLFPFALTLLGLGVVALGIWWQRREAAIHARLAGWLPAALRPLASG encoded by the coding sequence ATGCAAAACGAACACCCTGAAACCATCCCCAACGAAGAGCCCACGCAGTGGGAAATCACGCAGGCCGAAGACGTGTTTTTGCCCTCGGTGCGCGTGCGCCTGGGCTGGGCCGACATTGAAGCGGCCGTGGAGCGCGGCGCCATCGTGCCGAGCGAGGCACACGCCTTGTGGGCCTCGTGGGCATCACCGGGCAGCGACCAGCGCGTGAGCGCTGACGAACTGGCGCCCTCGGGCGCGCAGCCGGTGCCCTCGGGCGTGCCCATGTCACCCATGCCGCGCATGGCAGCGGGCCCGGCCTTCTCGTTCACCAACACGCTCTATTACTTTGGCGGCATGCTGGCCATTGGCGCCATGACGCTGTTCATGACGCTGGGCTGGGAACTGTTCGGCGCCTGGGGTGTGTTTGCCTTGGCCATGGGCTACATGGCGGGTGCGCTGCTGGTGGCGCGCAACCTCATGGTGCAGCGCCTGCGCACACCGGCCGGTGTGCTGGCCACGCTGGCCGTGTGCCTGGTGCCGCTGGCGGTGTGGGCGCTGCAGAGTGGTCTGGGCCTGTGGCCCGAAGGCCCGAACGACAGCTACCGGGACTACCACCGCTTCATCGACTGGCGCTGGCTCACGCTGGAGCTGGCCACGCTGGCGGCGGCGGTGGTCATGCTGTGGCGCTTCCGTTTGCCGTTCATGGTGATGCCGGTGGCCGTGACGCTCTGGTACCTCAACATGGACGTGGCGCACATGCTCATGCAAAAAGACGGCTTCGACTGGGAATTCACGCGCGACGTGTCGCTGGTGTTTGGTCTCGCCACCTGCGCCATCGCCGTGTGGGTCGACCTGCGCGTGCGAGCCGCCACGCACCCGCTGAACCGGCAAGACTTCGCCTTCTGGCTCTACTTGTTCGGCGCCATCATGTTCTGGTGTGGGCTGAGCCTGCGAGACAGCGACTCGGAACTCAACAAGTTCCTCTACGCGCTGATCAACGTGGGCCTGGTGTTCCTGGGCGCGGCCATCGGCCGGCGCGTGTTCACCGTGCTCGGTGCCATCGGCGTGGCGGTGTACCTGGGCTACCTGTCGCACCGCGTGTTTGAAGACAGCCTGCTGTTCCCGTTTGCGCTCACGCTGCTGGGGCTGGGCGTGGTGGCGCTGGGCATCTGGTGGCAGCGGCGCGAGGCCGCCATCCATGCGCGTCTGGCCGGCTGGCTGCCAGCGGCGCTGAGGCCGCTGGCGTCCGGCTGA
- a CDS encoding ATP-dependent nuclease: MYITRVKVVNFRSLADVEVLLDDYTALVGLNDSGKSNLLRALNLFFNGQTDLGHQLSFANDFSQQAKVIGKKAKQIEIEIEFSPPKNYSDSGPVIWKKNFRADSLAPHFDQVYKKDGTKFSKGSRVEYWVRHIAFEYVPAIRGKHFFDILKRRLYTTLAATVAPKLTGASSSFLSDLRKEVKKIESESQRLLKLKTEFSLPRDLGELFEVLDFDAADSHARTALQYRGDGVQGRHVPLILKFLADQRKVNSSKGKPPSETVWGFEEPENNLELAKQIEVAEEFKDYTASVQILVSTHSPAFYGMAKAFGSISIAVRDVGKTSFVESVSPEDIDTHLGLMPFVEPYLARAVNERNELIQAIKDLKASVLVRDKPALYVEGSSDKKIIEAALKSLGLPATFEIVAKEGLNGGANWVAGCCVARAAMTDLQAKTAAVLDDDDAGVEGVSNIQTRCEAIGRQGRVKCFVVGRSNGNDEVRKVKTSGIKIPFGIEEVCGREAWEHAELKGWLEERGQELIEKNFSLLTKEKTLSKVIDELVDDVQVRRLIEYKMIPERKGQFAKYAADSLGNGGEMPLSLEALAREIHRYF, from the coding sequence ATGTACATCACGCGCGTGAAGGTGGTTAATTTTCGTTCTTTGGCAGATGTCGAGGTACTGCTGGATGATTACACTGCTCTTGTTGGTCTAAATGACTCTGGGAAGAGTAATCTGCTCAGAGCATTGAATTTGTTCTTCAATGGGCAGACGGATCTCGGGCATCAACTAAGTTTTGCCAATGATTTTAGCCAGCAGGCAAAAGTCATCGGAAAGAAGGCGAAGCAAATAGAAATTGAGATAGAGTTCTCGCCTCCGAAGAACTATTCTGATAGTGGTCCAGTAATTTGGAAAAAGAACTTCCGCGCAGATTCTTTAGCTCCGCACTTTGATCAGGTCTACAAGAAAGATGGTACAAAATTTTCGAAAGGGTCAAGGGTTGAGTATTGGGTGCGCCATATTGCATTTGAATATGTTCCTGCGATTCGTGGAAAGCATTTTTTTGATATTTTGAAGCGACGACTGTACACAACTTTGGCGGCGACGGTTGCTCCGAAGTTAACAGGTGCATCCAGTTCTTTTCTTTCTGATCTAAGAAAAGAAGTTAAGAAAATTGAGTCGGAATCTCAGCGGTTACTCAAATTGAAAACGGAGTTTTCTTTGCCAAGGGATTTGGGGGAATTATTTGAGGTGCTGGATTTCGATGCCGCCGATAGCCATGCTAGAACTGCGTTGCAATATCGAGGAGATGGTGTTCAAGGACGGCACGTTCCACTTATCTTAAAATTTTTGGCTGACCAAAGAAAGGTTAACTCTTCGAAAGGAAAGCCACCATCTGAAACGGTATGGGGATTTGAAGAGCCTGAGAACAATCTGGAATTGGCTAAGCAAATTGAGGTTGCGGAGGAGTTTAAGGATTACACGGCCTCAGTCCAGATATTGGTCAGTACCCATTCACCCGCATTTTATGGGATGGCTAAAGCATTTGGCTCTATCTCAATCGCGGTTCGCGATGTTGGGAAAACTAGCTTTGTTGAAAGCGTCTCTCCTGAGGACATTGATACGCACCTTGGTCTCATGCCATTTGTCGAGCCGTATCTTGCACGAGCTGTGAATGAGCGAAATGAGCTAATTCAAGCGATTAAGGACTTAAAGGCAAGCGTGCTGGTACGGGATAAACCAGCCCTCTATGTCGAAGGGAGTAGCGATAAAAAGATAATTGAGGCGGCGCTCAAGTCGCTTGGATTGCCTGCTACGTTTGAAATCGTAGCCAAAGAAGGGTTAAATGGAGGTGCGAACTGGGTGGCTGGATGCTGTGTTGCTAGGGCGGCAATGACAGACTTGCAAGCGAAAACTGCAGCAGTATTGGATGATGATGATGCTGGTGTCGAAGGTGTATCAAATATTCAAACGCGATGTGAAGCTATTGGGAGGCAGGGGCGCGTAAAGTGCTTTGTTGTGGGAAGATCTAACGGAAATGATGAAGTGCGAAAGGTAAAGACATCTGGAATAAAAATTCCTTTCGGAATCGAGGAGGTTTGCGGCCGAGAGGCTTGGGAGCACGCAGAGCTTAAAGGTTGGCTTGAGGAGCGGGGGCAAGAACTGATCGAGAAGAACTTTTCACTATTAACCAAAGAAAAAACTTTATCAAAAGTAATCGATGAACTAGTGGATGATGTTCAAGTCCGGAGGCTAATTGAGTATAAAATGATCCCCGAAAGAAAGGGGCAATTTGCAAAATATGCTGCAGATTCATTGGGCAATGGTGGAGAAATGCCGTTGTCACTTGAGGCGCTTGCGCGTGAGATCCATCGTTACTTTTAA